AGATCCTCGCCCGCTGGCATCACCCGACCCGCGGGATCATCATGCCCGACCAGTTCATCGCGGCGGCGGACGAACGCGGCCTGCTGACCGACATGACCTACCAGATCTTCCGCCGCGCCTGCGAGGATGCGCGACCCTGGCCGTCGAACCTCACCTTGTCGTTGAACCTCGCGCCCAGCCAGCTGAGCGATCCGCTGCTCGCCGCACGGTTGAAGGCGATCCTTGACCAGACCGGGATATCGCCTTCCCGGATCGAGATCGAGGTGACCGAGAATGCGCTGATCACCGATCTCGATGCGACCAAGACGCTGCTGCTCGCGCTGCGCGATCTCGGCATGACGATATCGCTCGACGATTTCGGCACCGGCTATGCCAGCCTCTACCAGCTGCGCGACCTGAAGTTCGACAAGATCAAGATCGACCGGTCGTTCGTCGAGCGGATCGAGCGGATGAAGCAGGAAGGCGAGGGCAACATCCTCGTCCGCGCGATGATCAGCCTCGGCAAGAGCCTGGGCCTATCGACGACCGCGGAAGGCATACAGGATCCCGAACAGCTCGCCAGCCTCGCCGACTGGGGCTGCGACTTCGGGCAGGGCTATCTGTTCGGCAAGGCGATGACCGCGGCGCAGGCGGGCCAGTTCGTGATGAAGAACAGCGCGACCCTGCACCGTCATTCGGCAACCGGTCCGATCGCGAACACCGCGCGCTGAACCGCCCGCGGTCTGCGCAACCACCGGACACTATCGCGAAACAGGCAAGAATCGATCCCTCGCGAACGGCGTCGGACAATTCGCGTCTAAAATGAATGTGCAACGGCCTTCGGGCTAGTCTCCGAAAGATCCAGACAATGATGACATGGTATCGTGAAACGGCTCCCATCCGGCAGAAACTGTTCGTGACGTTCTGCATCATGACGGCCCTGGTCGCACTCGGCGCGATCGGCGCTGCGCTGGCGACATCGTTCAGCGGGCTCGTCGCCGGCGTCGGCGTGGCGGCGGTCATGGCCGCACTGTCCGCGGTGGTGGGCGCCTGGTGCCGCACCGCGATCGCCGATCCGTACGTGACGACCGTCGTCCGCATGGAGGGGCTTGCTGCCGGCGATCTGGCGAGCCCGATCCAGTTCACGCACTATGGCGATTGCGTCGGCCGGCTGACCAAGGCGATGTTCACCTTCCGCGACCTGGCGGTCCAGATGGACAAGTCGAGCGAGCAGAAGATCGTCGTCGACACGGTCTCGCACCATCTCGAGCAACTGTCGGCGGGCGACCTGATGGCCGAGATCGAGATGGAATTTCCCGAGGAATATCTCGCGCTGAAGACCAACTTCAACGCCGCACTCGACAGCCTGCGCGCGCTCATCACGTCGGTCAGCGACGGCGCCGCGACGATCCGCACCGGCTCCAGCGAGATCGCGCAGGCGTCCGAGGATCTGGCCCGCCGTACCGAAGGCAATGCCGCCAGCCTGGAGGAGACCGCGGCCGCGGTGACGCAGATGGACGGTCGCCTCAAGGCAACGGCGGTTGCCGCGCAGAGCACCGTCGGGCGCGCCGACCAGGCGATCGAGACCGTCGGCAGCGGCCGCGCGGTCGCCGCAGAGGCGGTGCAGTCGATGGGCCGGGTCTCGGAAAGCGCCAAGGGCATCGACAGCGTGATCGAGGGGCTCGACAAGATCGCGTTCCAGACGCGCGTTCTGGCGATGAACGCCGCGGTCGAGGCGGGGCGTGCGGGCGATGCCGGTCGCGGCTTCGCGGTGGTCGCCGATCTCGTCTCGGCGCTGGCGATGCGCGCGGAGGAGGAAGCCAAGCGCGCGCGTGACCAGCTGACCGCGACCCAGTCCGAGATCGTGATCGCGGTAAAGGCGGTCCAGAAGGTCGATGGCGCGCTGGAGGGTATCTCGGGCGACGTCGGGCAGGTCCACGAGCTGCTGGCGACGATCGCGACCGACAACCAGGCCCAGTCCGCCGCGATCACCCAGATCTCGTCGGCGATCCGCGCGATGGACGAATCGACGCAGCAGAACGCCGCGATGGTCGAGGAAACCTCGGCGGCGGCGCGCAACCTGAGCGGCGAGGTCGGCGCACTGACCGAGGCGGCCAATCGCTTCACGATCCGCAGCACGGGCGTACGGGCCAAGGTCCGCAGTGCGTTCGGCACGGGGGACTTCACACCCAACGCAGCCGCCGCGGCACGCCCCCTGCCATCCGCCGCCGTCCCCGCGCTGCTGCGCTAGCATCGGGACCGACAAAGGGGCGCTTGCGGGGCGCGGCAACACCCGGCTCGCCGCGCCCCGCAAGCGCATCGCGCCCGCCTCGTACCGCCGGCGTGCGCCTCTCAGTCGCCCGGCCGGGTCCGCCGAGAGGCATACAGGGATGTGACGATGGTTCGGCAATTCGGGGCATGGCTGAGGTTCGCGACCGATCCCGGTATCGTCATCGCGCAATATGGCGAGCTGCGCCGCCAGAACCCGATGCTCTACGCGCTGCTCGTCATCACGGCGCTGGCCGTATCCGTCACCCATCACGCCTATGCGCCGACCTGGCTCACCGTCGGCGGGACCGGTCTGCTGATCGCGGTCTGCGTCGCACGGATGATCTA
This sequence is a window from Sphingomonas ginsenosidivorax. Protein-coding genes within it:
- a CDS encoding methyl-accepting chemotaxis protein; its protein translation is MTALVALGAIGAALATSFSGLVAGVGVAAVMAALSAVVGAWCRTAIADPYVTTVVRMEGLAAGDLASPIQFTHYGDCVGRLTKAMFTFRDLAVQMDKSSEQKIVVDTVSHHLEQLSAGDLMAEIEMEFPEEYLALKTNFNAALDSLRALITSVSDGAATIRTGSSEIAQASEDLARRTEGNAASLEETAAAVTQMDGRLKATAVAAQSTVGRADQAIETVGSGRAVAAEAVQSMGRVSESAKGIDSVIEGLDKIAFQTRVLAMNAAVEAGRAGDAGRGFAVVADLVSALAMRAEEEAKRARDQLTATQSEIVIAVKAVQKVDGALEGISGDVGQVHELLATIATDNQAQSAAITQISSAIRAMDESTQQNAAMVEETSAAARNLSGEVGALTEAANRFTIRSTGVRAKVRSAFGTGDFTPNAAAAARPLPSAAVPALLR